Below is a genomic region from Nitrospira sp..
TTGCAGTCCGCCGGGACCTTCCCTATACTGCCGCCTGACAAGCCATCGGTTGGATCGGTCTCGTGGAGAACTCATGAATTCACTCGCATCACTCTTCAAAAAGGATGGATTGGTCGAGAAGCATCAAATCGAAGGGGTCGATCCCAGCGATCGCTACTTTAACCGTGCTATTCTCATCAACCGCACAACGTCCGGTTACGCGGCCAAGGCGATGTACGAAGCCCTGACCGTCGAAGGACAGTCACACCCGACGATCGCTGCGGCCGTGAAGGACCTCGTCGAGAAGCTTTCTCGGTTGGGCTTCCGCCGGCTTCGGACGCGGGCGAACTTCAAAGGCACGAAATATCTTGCCGAAAAGGAAACCTGGACCGACTACCCCGACCCTGCCTAGCCTTTCTCCTACAGCGCGAACTCTCGAATGATCAGATCGTGAATGCGCGGGCGAAATTCGCGGATCTTTTCATTTCTTCTGGTCGGATGCACGCGGTTCGACAGGATCACGACTTCTAGGTTTCGAATCGGATCTACCCATACCGACGTGCCCGTATATCCGAGATGTCCGAAGGCGCATTCCGAGAAATAGCTGCCGGAAGACGACGGCGTGGTCGGCGTGTCCCACCCCAAAGCCCAACTCGACTGCGGAACGTTCGTCTGCCGGGCAACAAAGCGGTGAACGAGGTCGGGAGAGAAGATCGTGTCCTTTCCGTGGTAAGCGTCCAGCCACGTTCCGGAAACGGCAAGGACTCCTTCGGCCGTCCCGAAAAGTCCGGCGTGGCCGGCGATCCCACCCAGCGCCGCAGCATTCTCGTCATGAACCTCTCCCCTCAGCAGTCTCTGCCGCCAGGTATCGTACTCGGTCGGTGCAATCCCCGCAGCCTTCTCGGTGGAGGGCTCGCCGCCGATACCCACTCGTGAGATGGGAGCAAACAGTAACGGACCGGCCCCGAGCGGATCCGTCACCGCCAGCCGATACCACTCGTCCAACATGACTCCGGCCACTCGCTCGACAAGGAGCCCGAGTAGGATGAACCCCAGGTCGCTATACAGACTCCTCGTCCCTCTGACATAGACCAACGGCTCGTTACGGATCAGGTCCAGCACCGCAGCCCTGGCGGCTATCGGCTCGATGCAACCAGATACCCCGACCTTCGCCGTCGTCCCTTCATATAACCGTTCGTACAACGGCCTCCATCCTGGGAGGCCGGAGCTGTGCGTCAGCAGGTCATTCACTGAGGCCTGTCCGACGGCACTACCCGCGAGTTCCGGCAAGCGATTTGCGATTGGATCATCCAGGCAGAGTTCGGCCCGCTGGACGAGCAGCAGGATCGAGGTGACGGTAACCAGCGGCTTGGTCAGTGACGCGAGGTCGTAGAGCGTGAAAACTTCCGCCGGCGGGCTGGCGGAGTCCGAAGACAACCGTCCCGCCGCGGCAAGATACGGCGCCTGTCCTCGCAACCTGACTGCGAGAACAACGCCGGGAAACACGCCGTCGTTCACGGCGGATTGCAACTCCGCATGAATCGCAGGCGGCAGTCTCATAAGAAATCTGAAAATGAGATCTTTCGGAAAGGACGGCAGGTATCCGAGCGACTGATCACTCCGGGGATCGCCCCGCAGATCACAACGCCTGGCTCGATTGCCCTTCGAGTTTGCCTTCAGGCGTGGTGTCCGCGTCGCTGAACGCCTCCTGTTCTTCGACTTCCAGCATTCGCTCGAACGTGCGCAATGTCGCACGAAGTCGTTCCACCATCAAAAACCGTTGCTTTTGAAGCGCCGTCACATCGCGCTGGGTGTTGTGCAACTCCACCCGAGCCTGCCGGATCATTTCTCCCGCCTTGAGCTCCGCTTCCTTGATGATGAGGTCCGATTCACGTTGGGCGCCGCGTTTGACGTCCTCAGCCAGCGATTGCGCGGACACCAGTGTGTTGGACAGCGTGACTTCCGTCCGCTTAAGTTCGGTGATCTGCTGTTCGAGGAGAACGATTTTTTCCCGCTGCACCGCGTTGTCCCGGTTCAACAGCTCGACGGTTTCGGCGATCTCTTCGAGAAAGCGATTGACCTCTTCCTTGTCGTAACCTCGGAAACTCATCTTGAACACCATCTGTTGAATGTCGAGCGGCGTGATCTTCATGGCGTCCCCCCAAACAGAAGTGTTATCAAGCCAGCGCGGCCATCCGGAACAGAGTAGGGACAATGAATCTCTGTAGAAAGATAATAATCAGAATAAGGACAACTGGAGAGATGTCCACTCCCAGTCGCCACCCTATTATTCTCCGAATGGGAGCCAGTGCCGGTTCGGTCAGCTTGTCGAGAAATTGAACGATTGGATTCCATGGATCTGGGTTCACCCATGAGATCAACGCACGGGCGACCACCACGTACATGTATATGTCGAGAACGTAGTAGACTATGTATCCAAGTGCGCTGAAGAAATTCTCGACGACAAACACTATTGTCCCAACTCCTGTGATCGCCTCGTGGCCGCCTCAACGGCCCCCATCAGTGTAGCACGGAAGCCACCTTGTTCAAGCCAGTGCAGGCCGGCAATCGTCGTTCCGCCGGGGGACGCCACGCGGTCCTTGAGGGTGGCAGGATGCTCCCGAGATTCCAACACCATTCGCGCGGCGCCAAGTACGGTTTGCGCGGCCAGGAGTTCCGCAGTGCCCCGAGGCAGGCCCATCTTCACCCCGCCGTCGGCCAATGCCTCGATGGCTTGAAACACAAACGCCGGACCGCTGCCGCTGAGTCCCGTCACCGCATCCATCAGCCGTTCCTCCACCTCCACCACCCGACCCACCGCTTCAAATATTGCGCGCACAAGACCAGCATCACGGGCCGGCATGTCGGCACCACCCGTAAGCGCCGTCATTCCTTCACGGACAAATACCGGCTGATTCGGCATGGCGCGGATGATGCCTCCGACGGCCGGAGTGTGCTCCGCGATAGCCCGAATGGGCACCCCGGCGATGATCGAGACGACGAGCTTCCCGGCGAGGAAGGGGCCGATCTCCTTCAACACACTGGGAAGCACTTGTGGTTTGACGGCCAGAATGACCAGATCGGCCCACGCAGTCAACGCACGATTGTCTTCGCCGACGCGGATACCGAACACCGCCTTCAATCGATCGCGTCTCGCGGCGACGGGATCAGTCGCCCATACGAATTCCGGCGAGCGCACCCGTGCACCGAGCATCCCGCCGACAATGGCCTCCGCCATCTGGCCGCCGCCGACGAAGCCCACCGATGTGACAGGATCAGGCATCTCGCCTCCCGAAGATGGCCGTTCCCACCCGCACAAGCGTCGCCCCCTCCTCTACAGCCACGACGTAGTCGCTCGACATCCCCATCGAAAGCTCCGTCATTCCGACCCCAGGAACGGCCTGGCCCGACAAGCGCTCGGCTAATTCACGCAGGGCGCGGAAATGGACCCTGGCCCGCTCCGGATTATCGACCGGCGGCGGAATCGTCATCAGTCCACGGATGCACAGGTGCGTCAGTCCAGAAAATTGCGAGAGCTGTTCCTCAAGCTGATCCGAAGAGAACCCCGTCTTCGTCGGCTCGTCGGCCACATTGACCTCCAGCAACACATCCTGCCGGATCGCCGCCGCCTCAGCCCGCCGCTCGATTTCCAACGCCAACTCCAACGTGTCCACCGAATGAATCATATCGAACCGTGCAACGACGTCGCGGACTTTGCGACGTTGCAGTCGCCCGATGAAGTGCCACCGGAGAGGATCGTCGCGAAGGGCCTGGATCTTGGGAATCGCCTCCTGCAGTCGATTCTCGCCGGCAAGCCGCAATCCCGCCGCAACTGCTTCGCGAACACGTTCGGCGGAAACCGCTTTGGTGGCCGCCACCAGTCGGACACTGTCCGGTTCACGGCCGACGGCCACCGCAACCTGCCTGATGCGATCCATCACGGCCTTGACGCGATCTGCGATTGAATCGGCCGTCCACACAGCCATGCGCGCGAAGCCCCTACTCCCACAAACACAATCTAGCCCGGCCACTGGCGAGCGTTAGCGGCGCGACATCAATGCTATGCCGCTGACCATCGTGCCGTTCACGCGTCCTTCCCGGCGATAAGAGTAGAACAGATCGTCATGACAAATCGTACATAGATTGACGGCGGTGACCTGCGCCGGTGCAATGCCGATCCGTTCCACCTGACGGCGAACCAGCTGCTTCAGATCCAGCCGCGCCCTGGCACCCCCGGCGCCCCGGACGACGGACTCCCATTCCGGCATCCGTTGCCGCAACGCACTCAGGACTGGCTCGTCAACCTCGTAGCAACAGGGTCCGGCCGAGGGACCGATGCTGACGCGAAGCTCCGCCGACATCACGCGAAACCGTTCAACGAGCAGGGTGATCGTCTTGGGGACGATTTCCGCTACCGCGCCGCGCCATCCCGCATGAATGGCCGCCACCGCCCGCCGCTGACGGTCATAGATCAGGACCGGCACGCAGTCCGCTGTTCGGACGGTCACGGTCACGCCCGGCTGATCCGTGATCAGTGCGTCCCACCCTCCGTCGAATCGATCGTCTTCGGTCAGCGGTCGGTTGAGAATCAACGCGTCGGTGCCGTGCACCTGCTTGACAGACAATAACCATCCCCTGCCGCGTGGACCCGCAGCCGGTACGCCGACTTCGAGCGCCAGGCTGTCGGCGTGACGGCGCGTACCGAAGAAATGACGGACGCCGTCCTGGGAGGAGGCGAATGCCGGCACGGTGATAACCGGACTGTTGGTGTGCACCGGACAACCTTTCCGATCAATCGGCTTGTTTTCTCAAGAACGTCGGCACATCCCATTCGTCCTCAGCCGGAAGCGCCGCCCGATCCATCGACTGGACCAGTTCACTCCGGCGCAAGAACGTCGGCCGATCGATGTCTTTGTGATGCCGGTTCGCCACGGGCGTTCCACCTCCGTTCATCGCCTGCGAGGTTGTCCGTGACGCGCGGGCCGCCCCCACCGGCACGGCCGCCGACTGTTCCTCGCGTTCGAACCCGGTCGCAATCACCGTGACGACCAGATCA
It encodes:
- a CDS encoding serine hydrolase, which produces MRLPPAIHAELQSAVNDGVFPGVVLAVRLRGQAPYLAAAGRLSSDSASPPAEVFTLYDLASLTKPLVTVTSILLLVQRAELCLDDPIANRLPELAGSAVGQASVNDLLTHSSGLPGWRPLYERLYEGTTAKVGVSGCIEPIAARAAVLDLIRNEPLVYVRGTRSLYSDLGFILLGLLVERVAGVMLDEWYRLAVTDPLGAGPLLFAPISRVGIGGEPSTEKAAGIAPTEYDTWRQRLLRGEVHDENAAALGGIAGHAGLFGTAEGVLAVSGTWLDAYHGKDTIFSPDLVHRFVARQTNVPQSSWALGWDTPTTPSSSGSYFSECAFGHLGYTGTSVWVDPIRNLEVVILSNRVHPTRRNEKIREFRPRIHDLIIREFAL
- a CDS encoding DivIVA domain-containing protein gives rise to the protein MKITPLDIQQMVFKMSFRGYDKEEVNRFLEEIAETVELLNRDNAVQREKIVLLEQQITELKRTEVTLSNTLVSAQSLAEDVKRGAQRESDLIIKEAELKAGEMIRQARVELHNTQRDVTALQKQRFLMVERLRATLRTFERMLEVEEQEAFSDADTTPEGKLEGQSSQAL
- a CDS encoding YggT family protein; the protein is MFVVENFFSALGYIVYYVLDIYMYVVVARALISWVNPDPWNPIVQFLDKLTEPALAPIRRIIGWRLGVDISPVVLILIIIFLQRFIVPTLFRMAALA
- the proC gene encoding pyrroline-5-carboxylate reductase — protein: MPDPVTSVGFVGGGQMAEAIVGGMLGARVRSPEFVWATDPVAARRDRLKAVFGIRVGEDNRALTAWADLVILAVKPQVLPSVLKEIGPFLAGKLVVSIIAGVPIRAIAEHTPAVGGIIRAMPNQPVFVREGMTALTGGADMPARDAGLVRAIFEAVGRVVEVEERLMDAVTGLSGSGPAFVFQAIEALADGGVKMGLPRGTAELLAAQTVLGAARMVLESREHPATLKDRVASPGGTTIAGLHWLEQGGFRATLMGAVEAATRRSQELGQ
- a CDS encoding YggS family pyridoxal phosphate-dependent enzyme encodes the protein MAVWTADSIADRVKAVMDRIRQVAVAVGREPDSVRLVAATKAVSAERVREAVAAGLRLAGENRLQEAIPKIQALRDDPLRWHFIGRLQRRKVRDVVARFDMIHSVDTLELALEIERRAEAAAIRQDVLLEVNVADEPTKTGFSSDQLEEQLSQFSGLTHLCIRGLMTIPPPVDNPERARVHFRALRELAERLSGQAVPGVGMTELSMGMSSDYVVAVEEGATLVRVGTAIFGRRDA
- the pgeF gene encoding peptidoglycan editing factor PgeF, giving the protein MHTNSPVITVPAFASSQDGVRHFFGTRRHADSLALEVGVPAAGPRGRGWLLSVKQVHGTDALILNRPLTEDDRFDGGWDALITDQPGVTVTVRTADCVPVLIYDRQRRAVAAIHAGWRGAVAEIVPKTITLLVERFRVMSAELRVSIGPSAGPCCYEVDEPVLSALRQRMPEWESVVRGAGGARARLDLKQLVRRQVERIGIAPAQVTAVNLCTICHDDLFYSYRREGRVNGTMVSGIALMSRR